A stretch of SAR202 cluster bacterium DNA encodes these proteins:
- a CDS encoding sugar phosphate isomerase/epimerase, with amino-acid sequence MTGPVLPLVMLLDELKMPFGDAIAAARSLGAEYVWFHDGPGKKSLPQMSGTEVDAIGESLERASLKLLVARAASAFKSVHAIDIDPSRVMDNSAYRRDYEDVVRAMEAARRLGVPAVCVFSFAWPGEYTAGKPTWPMRWATRGGIISEGEMERLAAAFAPVMQAADEHEVDVVVLQLSWNYANTTGNFERLEERIASPRLKLMWNPADSVNCGEADVAEAGFRNALPYLHSLHLKDLRVVDGTRNKFDYCAIGEGDVDYPSILRQLRAHAPHAVLSVATHYSAPDGKPGSAMRTNVEHLKRLIAAIPP; translated from the coding sequence ATGACAGGACCGGTGTTGCCCCTCGTCATGCTCCTGGATGAGCTGAAAATGCCCTTCGGCGATGCAATCGCGGCTGCGAGGAGTCTCGGAGCGGAGTACGTGTGGTTCCACGACGGCCCCGGCAAGAAGAGCCTGCCGCAAATGTCGGGTACAGAGGTGGATGCGATCGGTGAGTCACTGGAACGCGCAAGCCTCAAGCTGCTGGTCGCAAGGGCCGCGAGCGCATTCAAGTCGGTGCATGCGATCGACATTGACCCCTCGAGGGTCATGGACAACTCCGCGTATCGGCGCGACTACGAAGACGTTGTGAGGGCGATGGAGGCCGCGAGGCGGCTGGGCGTGCCGGCAGTTTGCGTGTTCAGCTTCGCCTGGCCTGGAGAGTACACGGCGGGGAAGCCGACGTGGCCGATGCGATGGGCCACGCGAGGGGGAATCATCTCCGAAGGCGAGATGGAGCGACTGGCCGCTGCGTTCGCGCCGGTTATGCAAGCCGCGGACGAGCATGAGGTGGATGTGGTTGTCCTGCAGTTGTCCTGGAACTATGCGAACACCACGGGAAACTTCGAGCGGTTGGAGGAGCGCATCGCCTCGCCGCGACTGAAGTTGATGTGGAACCCTGCGGACAGCGTGAACTGCGGGGAGGCGGATGTGGCCGAGGCCGGTTTCCGCAACGCCCTGCCCTACCTGCACTCCCTGCACCTCAAGGACCTGCGCGTCGTGGACGGGACCCGCAACAAGTTCGATTACTGCGCCATCGGCGAAGGCGACGTGGACTACCCCTCCATCCTGCGGCAGTTGCGCGCCCACGCCCCGCACGCCGTGCTGTCGGTGGCGACGCATTACAGCGCGCCTGACGGCAAGCCCGGGAGCGCCATGCGGACGAACGTGGAGCATCTGAAAAGGCTGATTGCGGCTATCCCCCCGTAG
- a CDS encoding sugar phosphate isomerase/epimerase, which yields MKFKIGMYLDELGMPFREALPLARDIGAEYVWWGDRPVGKPITALAPAEIVAMGDAMARNGLKPLFVRAGNALSATELAGLYAGPLEKNEAFRRDFDSIKASAGVAKKIGAGAICTFGFHWPGEAAGKATWPMRWATRGGVISDADMEKLYEAFSRVCELAETSDLDVVVVFQMSWNYTNTTGNFRRVAERVGSKRLKMMYNPADSVNSGEADVLVRGFESIVPNVHSVHLKGVQVVDGPRGKYRYCPLEEGDVDFETVLRQVREHCPEAVISLATHFASPDGRPETAMRTNMEFVRRLIGKVEGEPRS from the coding sequence ATGAAATTCAAGATTGGTATGTACCTGGACGAGCTCGGAATGCCGTTCCGCGAGGCGCTGCCGCTGGCGCGCGACATCGGCGCGGAGTACGTCTGGTGGGGCGACCGCCCGGTGGGCAAGCCCATCACAGCGCTGGCCCCCGCTGAGATTGTGGCAATGGGTGACGCAATGGCCCGCAACGGCCTGAAGCCCCTGTTTGTGCGGGCCGGCAACGCCTTGTCGGCAACGGAGCTGGCCGGCCTCTATGCCGGCCCCCTGGAGAAAAACGAAGCCTTCCGGCGCGACTTTGACTCCATCAAAGCCTCCGCCGGAGTGGCGAAAAAAATCGGGGCCGGGGCGATTTGCACCTTCGGGTTCCACTGGCCGGGCGAGGCCGCAGGCAAGGCGACCTGGCCGATGAGGTGGGCGACAAGGGGCGGGGTTATCTCGGACGCGGACATGGAAAAGCTCTACGAAGCGTTCTCCCGTGTCTGTGAGCTTGCGGAGACGAGCGACCTGGATGTGGTGGTGGTGTTCCAGATGTCGTGGAACTACACGAACACCACGGGCAATTTCCGGCGGGTTGCTGAGCGTGTGGGCTCGAAGCGCCTGAAGATGATGTACAACCCCGCGGACAGCGTCAACAGCGGCGAGGCGGACGTGCTGGTGCGCGGCTTCGAGTCGATTGTCCCTAACGTTCACTCCGTGCATTTGAAGGGCGTGCAAGTGGTGGACGGGCCTCGCGGCAAATACCGGTATTGCCCGCTGGAGGAGGGCGACGTTGACTTCGAGACGGTGCTGCGGCAGGTGCGGGAGCACTGCCCGGAGGCCGTGATTTCACTGGCCACTCACTTCGCCTCGCCCGACGGCCGTCCGGAGACCGCCATGCGAACGAATATGGAGTTCGTGCGGCGGCTAATAGGAAAAGTGGAAGGGGAGCCGCGATCATGA